The segment GCGCATCTCGCATGCGGCGCGGCGACCCATCGACACCACCCGGGCGCCCAACCCGGCGCCGATCGCCGGCGCCTCCACCGAAGTGATCGGCCGCGCATGAACCAGTCCCTGCGCCGGCTGTCGGTCGTCTTCATGGCGCTGGTGGTGTTGCTGCTGGCGAACGCCACCCTGACCCAGGTGTTCACCGCCGACGGGTACCGCACCGATCCGCGCAACCAACGGGTGCTGCTCGACGAGTACTCCCGCCAGCGCGGGCAGATCACCGCGGGTGGCCAACTGCTGGCCTACTCGGTGTCCACCGACGGGCGGTTCCGGTTCCTGCGGGTCTACCCCAACCCCCAGACCTACGCACCGGTGACCGGCTTCTACTCGCTGGGCTACTCCAGCAGCGGGCTGGAGCGGGCCGAGGACCCCGTGCTCAACGGCTCCGACGAACGGCTCTTCGGCAAGCGGCTCGCCGACTTCTTCACCGGTCGGGACCCGCGCGGCGGCACCGTCGACACCACGGTGCGCCCCGACGTGCAGGAAGCCGCCTGGGACGCGATGTCCGACGGCTGCGACGGGCCCTGCAAGGGCGCCGTGGTGGCGCTCGAGCCCGCCACCGGCAAGATCCTGGCGATGGTGTCCGCACCGTCGTACGACCCGAACAAGCTGGCCAGCCACGACGGGGCCGTGCAGACCGCCACCTGGGATCAGCTGCGCGACGACCCCAACGCCCCGCTGGTCAACCGGGCGATCGCCGAGACCTACCCGCCGGGTTCCACGTTCAAGGTCATCACCACCGCGGCCGCCCTGCAGTCCGGCAGCACCCCGGACACCCAGCTGACCTCGGCGCCGCGGATCCCGCTGCC is part of the Mycobacterium adipatum genome and harbors:
- the pbpA gene encoding D,D-transpeptidase PbpA — encoded protein: MNQSLRRLSVVFMALVVLLLANATLTQVFTADGYRTDPRNQRVLLDEYSRQRGQITAGGQLLAYSVSTDGRFRFLRVYPNPQTYAPVTGFYSLGYSSSGLERAEDPVLNGSDERLFGKRLADFFTGRDPRGGTVDTTVRPDVQEAAWDAMSDGCDGPCKGAVVALEPATGKILAMVSAPSYDPNKLASHDGAVQTATWDQLRDDPNAPLVNRAIAETYPPGSTFKVITTAAALQSGSTPDTQLTSAPRIPLPDSTATLENYGGSACGGGPTASLREAFARSCNTAFVELGIDTGADKLKSAAQAFGFDAPPAAIPLQVAESTVGPISDAAALAMSSIGQRDVAVTPLQNAMVAATIANDGITMTPYLVDTLKGPDLSNIATTAPIEQRRALSPQVAATLTDLMVGAEQVTQQKGAIAGVQIASKTGTAEHGTDPRNTPPHAWYIAFAPAQAPKVAVAVLVENGGDRLSATGGAVAAPIGRATIAAALREAS